In Festucalex cinctus isolate MCC-2025b chromosome 1, RoL_Fcin_1.0, whole genome shotgun sequence, the sequence ttttttttttgtgtgtgtgtcattgcAATGCACTATGCAGAAATATCCCGACCACGCCATCTACAAAGTCCTACACCTGATGTTGAGGAGGGGAGAGCTTCAGCACCGCATGCAGAGGAAAGTACTCTACAGAGTCAAATAGATGATTTTGTCACAAACAGAACATATTGATGCAAGCAGTTCTAGCATGTCTCTGCATATTGGAAGTCCTCACATCTGTCCCAGATGATCATCTGTGCTCTTGAATCGATGTAAACTTTTCAGTAGAACTGTTGCACAGACATGGATGTTttgtagcacaaaaaaaaaaggtgttttcaCATATTTGCATGCCCTGTAAAGAATTTAAATGTTGGAAAtcagaaataaaatgtaatggaAAATTTTGGTTGGCCTTTTGTTAttcagaaacaaactttttttttttttttttttttttcaatttgtttaCTATTCATACACACTGTGTTACCACAATATTTCTTTCTTGGGGTGTCTGTATATTCCAGAATGCCACTAGTGCATTGCACATACTCATTTGTGGAAGAAAAATCACCTGGAACTGAAAAGGGCACAATAAAATATCGCTATGGTTACATCTGAAATGAAACTGCTAAACACACTAAAAATGGGTACAGTATTCATTCAGCCACTTGCATCTATGTATTATTTGTTCATAAagcaattatttatatatatatatatatatattagtgctgtcaaacgattaaaatttttaatctgattaatcacacttttaaattttgattaatcacgattaatcagctaaattactcgcgtatttgcgtaatataaaatacaaaataccgtaatattttgacaacgcattttattatctgaatgtcatttgcaaacattgattaaatgcatgtacgcaattgcatgcatgcgtgtatttgctcaaaacgtaacagcatcataacaattgggtgcaattcagcaattaattaaacgcaaattacttttgttttatctaaagtcccgtcggggtgttttttaagcgaaatttaccaccgagcagaccaactggagtcaccccacccattttggaacaacaggcgtaggaaaggccgtgcattgacctaatcacggacctgcgcagccttcaatgtaaccatccgtggTTACGTTcgaggctcaagtgcggtccaaaaaaatagtgcgattaatctgcgttaatatattaatttaacttttttctgtgattaattaatctattaacgctttaacttggACAGGCCTAGTTTTTATACTCATTTGTAGGCCTATTTATTTTGtagaataaatatataaataatagagTAATAGTAAATTTCATTGTTGTCTTTGGTTCTGGGCGTCGACTATATTTCAGTCACAATGTCCCATTACTGGTGCGCTTCCATGGGAGCTCCTGCTCTAAAGTTTTTCAAACTCTTGTCCCATGTGCCTTCTTTTAGCTCTGAGCACCTGCCCCTCCAAAAGGTCTTTGCATGGGACCTGTTTCTTCACCGATAATTAAAAACCAAAGCTGAGAATTTCTACTGTGtcatgttttgtcatttttcctCCCCACATCTGCAATGTCATGTTATGGTGCAAGTGAGCAGTCATGTCAGTCAGCAGTCGCACTTCCCATCTGTCTCAGCACTTTTAGCACATTATGCCTGAGTATAAATGAGACACGATGGATCAGTGAGGCCACAGTGGGCCACAGGAAGCAACAATTGTCAGAGGCTGTATTCTTTCAAATACTATCAAGAAGCAAGGACATTAATAAGGTAAGATACTCTTATGTTTATTATAAGAATCTCAGTTGTTGTGTATGCTTTTAGCTGTGCATAAACCTGCCTGTGCAGATGGAGAccaagaagagtgcaaggaaaTATGACATGGGTGAAATGGGCAGGTATGTCAGAGAAATTGTTGTCAGTGTGCGGTACTCATTGAAAATAATTGTAATGTTGCATATTGTGTTATATCCAGTGATTTATCAGAGCAGATTAAAGAAGCCACAAAGGACAACCATGTGAGAGCAGAAAATACTGAGCTGATGCTGAGTTACCAGAGGGGAGAGGTCACCCTGCCACAGTACAAGGTCGGTTCCACACTAACTTTCTATTAAATATGTGGCCAAAGTGGCTGAAAGTATCATTAGGCTGAAAGGGATATGATTGAATGCAGTAAAGTGTTTCCAAACCTTTATTGACCTTTGgtacatattttatattatttaaaaaaaaatacatggcaaCCCCACTAAACAGAAATGTCTGAAGAAGTGGATATGATAATGAATGTGAAATTAAACCAGTTTATACCTCTGTCAGCTCCTGCTGTGCTCCCTCCATGAGATCTACAAGGTACTAGAAGAGGAACTAGATAAGAATTGTTCCCATCCAGCAGTGGCACCGATATACTTCCCTCAGGAACTTGCTCGCCTGGAATACCTGGAGAATGACCTGGAGCATTTTTTTGGCCCTAATTGGAAAGGGAAGGTGATTGCTCCAGCTGCTACACACAGATACACGCAGAGGCTACGAGAGGTGAACGCAAAACGAACAGCCAGTCGGTCCCATCATTTCTTTTCTATGATAATCCACTAATGCAGAGTTCTCTTCCGCAGATTGGTAAAGTCAATCCGGTGCTGCTGGTGGCCCACGCCTACACTCGTTATCTTGGGGATCTGTCAGGAGGACAAGTCCTGGGGAAAATCACCCAGAAATCCCTCAACCTGACAGGAAAGGAGGGTCTTTCGTTTTTCTTCTTCCCTGGCATAAGCAGTCCTAATCGCTTCAAGCAGCTGTACCGGAGCCGCATGAACGCCATCGAGCTGACCGAAGAGGAGAGGGAGGCTGTGCTGAAGGAGGCGGTTGAGGCCTTTGAGTTCAACacccaggtgactatttcaaaCAGAGGCTAGCTTGTTGTGGGGTCACTTTTAGAGGAACTAGATGATGCAGTCTCTTCAGGAAAtatgctgactttttttttgttttcctgcaggtttttgatgACTTGCAGAAGCTTTTGTGTGTCGCAACAGAACAGTCGAAAACGAACTCTGACACTTTTCCATTTCCTCCACTCAAGCAGCTCACCGTGGGACTGTGCGTCACACTGGCTACTATTGGAATGGGAATGTACGTTTTGTAGTATAAGCCAGCACCACAAGCACCTATAGCACTTTACTAATCCCTTTTAGCTAATGAAACATATCTTAAGACCTGACTTAAACCATGGCTTCTAAAAATGTCAGCACTTGTATTTAATTGAACAGCCTACTGTATATCCTTTCTGTTGTATTTACCATGTCTAAATGATGAGATTGTGTTTGATTTCAGAGTACAAGTATTTGTTGAAAAACTATAAACGGAAAATAAACTTGTTGGCGGTATTAGCAGAAAATTTGTTTGCATGGatctaatttattttttctataataCTGTGATATGTTTGATGGATTTAGCTTGACTTTTTGCTTCGGTATTAcaagtatacacacacacacacacacacacacacacacagatatatatatatatatatatatatatatatatatatatatatatatatatatatatatatatatatatatatatatatatattagtgctgtcaaagttaaagcgttaactgattcattaatcacaaaaaattatcgcattaatcattgtattaccacaaattaatcacacagatgatcctttttagccgacagtggatggcaacattaaaggtagctgttggagtttgagcaataaacattgcTACATACATTaatgtaaagcatttaataaatgtttacatgcaaataattaattgattagaaaaagcaggatgagtgaGTGCAgtgaatatacatttttgaagacgtcctcataacattaaattaacacataacaggtgtgcTTCAAATTTAATTTAGCATTCTCATTCTTGGCAAATCTTAGCCACGCCTCGTTGGGAGGGCCAAAATCGATTGGTGGACAAGATGGGCGGTGCTTCAGATTTTCGGGAGCGAACACATTCTTCCCGCATTCATCAAGCGgttgaaaacaaaacacgtaAAAATGTAGAAATCATCATAGGTTTCATTCTCTCGTCACCGCCGATGTCGCGTTCAAGGGATCGACTGTTGTAGAAGGTAATGCAGATTCGCTGTCCATTTTGATTGACCACTCGATCGGTTCATCTGGTTCAACGGGCGACGGCACTCGCTGTATCCACAAGAGAGTGACATAACAGCGGCTGGAGAGTTCAAGGAGAGCTGGGGATTGATGTGCCGTTTCTCATGCGTATTCTAGCATCTTTTGTCGCATTTTGTACCGCTTCATTATAAATTTGCTCAGCTGCCTGGCTCTGTGTAATAAAACAACTGAATACTGAGTTTGTGCTGAAATGCTCTGCAGTTCAGGATTCCTGTATAGTTTTAATAATGGGCCACATGCCCACGCATGCTGGGAATAATAGATACGTTCATACTAACTGTTGGAGATGAGCATTGTTGACACTCAGTCTGTTTAAGCAGCCTTGCATCACTTGTTATGGTGTGACAGACTCATCTATATGTTGCTTGTGTTTGTGGATATTCTCCATCCAGGTCAAAGCTCTTTCTCAGGGCATTTTATCACCTTcatgttgtgttgtgttaaaaACAACCGAGGGTAGTTCTTGTAACATACGTGCCTAAACTATGGCCTGTGGACTATTTGTGGCACAttattaaaatgaaggaaaaaaatcacatctgACACAAACTCGCAGGCCATGTCATTTGCCTACAATTTATTAAGTCCACGGACAGATGGGATACAGCCCAGCTGGAAACTCCAAAATCCAGAAAAATACTTGAATACAGTATTTGCTTTATCACAAGGttgtgtaaacaaaaaaaagagaggggggaaaaacaaaacaagaaatacaGTATAGTATATGTAATGGACAACgagtttattttcaattttttttttgtcaatgttgaAACTCTTATTTTCTAACTCTTCCTCTTTGGGCGgaagtttattttgaaggtaTGCGAAAAGGTAGATTGAGAGCGCGAGAAGTTtgaagtagtaaaaatagtttcaCGCACGACGAATCCAACATTAAAGATACTTAGCCCGGTTGAAAGTGACAACAAGATAAAGAATTGCGTTTAtctttaaatagatttatgtttgtgtttacattttgagtTTAATTAGCCTAACTTTATCTGTATAGAGGAAATGAGAATATGTTTAATTGATGGCgtcgtgtttgttttattttcagctCTTACGGTGTAAGAGGTTTATACGTGGACAAAggaaaggagaattaaaaagaaaacttcaGACCACCAGTAAAGCTTCATTATTTCAACCGacgatacagtatatatatatatatatatatatgtatgtatatatgtatgtgtatatatatgtgtatatatatatatatatatatatatatatatatatatatatatatatatatatatatatatatatatatatatatatatatatatatcgctgGCATTGAGCCAGAATCTcctatgtcactttttttttttctccacaaatgtattttatagGGCAGTCCATGTGTGTGGGTGTTATTTGTACAAATGAATGACCAATcaaaagttatttttattttattttaaaggttTGCTCTCTTTGGCAATGCAATTAATAGTTGAACAAACATCTCCTAAAAAATATTTGCGatatataatacaataaatgcTTTACCTATCTTAACCTGCACAGAAGGAGTGGGTTTACTGTTAAATACTGTAACTCAAAGGTGAAGAATGTCAAAGTGGTCCTTGCATTCTTAGATTTTTTTCTGATTGTGGCCTttggaaaaaaccccaaaaacattTGGACACTCCTTCTCAAGTACTCAagtaaaacacacaaacaatctGATTTCAACAGTCCTCTTTTATGGCAGCACCAAACAAAACTGCCGTCAACACAGAATGTATTCAGTGACTGTCATTCA encodes:
- the hmox1a gene encoding heme oxygenase 1a, translating into METKKSARKYDMGEMGSDLSEQIKEATKDNHVRAENTELMLSYQRGEVTLPQYKLLLCSLHEIYKVLEEELDKNCSHPAVAPIYFPQELARLEYLENDLEHFFGPNWKGKVIAPAATHRYTQRLREIGKVNPVLLVAHAYTRYLGDLSGGQVLGKITQKSLNLTGKEGLSFFFFPGISSPNRFKQLYRSRMNAIELTEEEREAVLKEAVEAFEFNTQVFDDLQKLLCVATEQSKTNSDTFPFPPLKQLTVGLCVTLATIGMGMYVL